In the genome of Plasmodium yoelii strain 17X genome assembly, chromosome: 14, one region contains:
- a CDS encoding phospholipid-transporting ATPase, putative, which yields MVDDEELKKIRFTLSKKWGRIKYFFSCLIYKLFSYFYNKKNKKKDRYINIHGRTYPNFFCDNKLRSTKYSILTFIPLFLFYQFADFLNLFYLCVSLLQIIPIFNTGYVFTFVAPLIFIIFISLINEVVDDLKRFIKDLDVNNEIYYTLLQNGNFKKTYSKDITVGDIILIKSKQRVPADCILLRNLSKDEENAIKIEDNKSFVSFRVNKNSNVYNKKKKKNYYHFNQKFDNALIDDKYNESNNNYSEASNNLLFSENEKSPNGMKEGNYLLKDNVEDSNKVGGKNEDNQKKKKKKKKLRKNGIKKKKNDNKLVFNNNSSNETENYTYVKTDKIDGETDWKIKYPISIFQNLKRLKDFFSIDILFILEHPKNDIYKIEASFVMFKYNQYGEFKTVENNNIGNNINDLNISKLNHISDISNILNNNNNNNNQYRSNSFYALKDTEIHANDANKQIGKYEKDEEEDDEEDDEDDDEDEEDEDDEEDVEDEENEEDVEDEKNNLLKKKEGVENLSYKNLGDGNGNNFNNRSMINFVDSEKYEGNNIGTRNGKVENQLILPGNFGDNQPVCNVFPNEDNYNYYNISYRKKLNYDNFILSNSVITSSDVICMVIYTGRDTRVNMSTQISKVKRGMIDKKLNLITVFLFIILALFSMYMCSTKLNNLWYLNFVRFILLFSSVIPISLSVNLNIAKIYYTLVIQKDKEIQTTIIKNSAIIENFGNVDYIFTDKTGTLTENVMVLKIIHIGLDVIHTENEKSGLQNNMRNKVKKKFNKNVLPYNFEDINEDDVDTNSMHLVSNYSINDRKEKGQNNMIRGDKLSAYNYDIENNRINKNYIQSLRQINTKANAMNQINMNGNGYLDFDSYNERIGSSHMKKNNEIGIEKNYVEDNDNMFFEQSKLGINNIMTSDKRNDLIKRFNNVGNNNDSNNNGSDNHNLNVNNYEQRKKKVEQMVDDYLMNKTDLLDYYNDNIDDVEFLKKHKVFQTFLSFLICNNIRTLTKEHNNNDKEKGKKKKEHKEKDFQKKFYYILNVNRKKKNNNNNNRLNKNDKIIETNTNDNYLYDDDDNNNDNFETNSSEDTETFSYSGISYQCSSPDELAFLKYATNCGFILKKKTASKIEIKYKNIALEYDILLHIPFSSETKRMSVFVRNVKNKNIYFFIKGADNILIKKCHEKYKTFIFEESDHLSSVGLRVLVHGFLNIEEQFFHNFSTLYNQNKDVKGQMEKILDLVEKNIKVLAITGVEDKLQEGVGKTIEMLYNSGIKVWVLTGDKIETAICICKNANIKKKKHNIYIFRHENIKSTSQLIREFNSILNNIDSYVLFFDNIIIQNCIKYIPNAFVDFVANARAVVCCRCSPIEKKEIALMIKTIKRKKILCIGDGGNDVAMIQSADIGIGVLGKEGKQVVHDSDIIVSKFKNIKKLILYYGNNTFLQTSSLCSFLIHRGFILTYLQFIYSYIFFSIPVAIFQGWLQIGYTTYYTTTPFLSLLLDVKIKKNLIYLYPEIYKNKKHKRKLDLKSFFIIVWMSIFQGTVVMLGALKLFNDNYNNLINISFSSLILLEIMNIHLEAESWHPLMISANICSFIMYIFSMFILRNYFDIIQIMSFVFWYKVILIVLFAWLPFFIIKKVKNIITPSQFFKLA from the exons atggttgATGATGAAGAATTAAAGAAGATTCGCTTTACGTTAAGCAAAAAATGGGgaagaataaaatattttttttcatgtttgatatacaaattatttagctatttttataataagaAGAATAAGAAGAAAGatagatatataaatatacatggAAGAACATATCCAAATTTCTTTTGTGATAATAAATTAAGAAGCACAAAATATAGtattttaacatttataccattgtttttattttatcaatttgctgattttttaaatttattttatttatgtgtATCTTTGTTACAAATTATTCCTATATTTAACACAGGATATGTGTTTACATTTGTTGCCCCtttgatttttattatatttattagtttaatAAATGAGGTAGTAGATGATTTGAAAAGATTTATAAAAGATTTGGATgttaataatgaaatatattatactcTGTTACAAAAtggaaattttaaaaaaacatattctAAGGATATTACAGTTGGGGATatcatattaattaaatCAAAACAAAGAGTTCCAGCAGATTGTATTTTATTACGAAATTTAAGTaaagatgaagaaaatgCAATTAAAATTGAGGATAATAAATCGTTTGTAAGTTTTCgagtaaataaaaatagtaatgtttataataaaaaaaagaaaaaaaattattatcattttaatCAAAAATTTGATAATGCATTAATagatgataaatataatgaatcAAACAACAATTATAGTGAAGCTAGTaacaatttattatttagtgaaaatgaaaaatcaCCAAATGGAATGAAAGAAGGAAactatttattaaaagataatGTTGAAGACAGTAATAAAGTTGGTggtaaaaatgaagataatcaaaaaaaaaaaaaaaaaaaaaaaaaattaagaaaaaatggtattaaaaaaaaaaaaaatgataataaacttgtatttaataataattcatcAAATGAAACAGAAAATTATACTTATGTTAAAACTGATAAAATTGATGGAGAAACTGATTGGAAAATTAAATATCCTATAAGTATATTTCAAAATCTAAAAAGATTAAAAGATTTCTTTTCAATAGATATCTTATTTATATTAGAACACCCAAAAAAtgatatctataaaattgAAGCTTCCTTTGTTATGTTTAAATACAATCAATATGGTGAATTTAAAACtgttgaaaataataacattggaaataatattaatgatttaaatatatcaaaattaaATCACATTTCTGACATTTCaaacatattaaataataataataataataataatcaataTAGGTCTAACTCATTTTATGCATTAAAAGATACTGAAATACATGCAAATGATgcaaataaacaaattggaaaatatgaaaaagatGAAGAAGAAGATGATGAAGAAGATGATGAAGATGATGATGAAGATGAAGAGGATGAAGATGACGAAGAGGATGTTgaagatgaagaaaatgaagaagatgttgaagatgaaaaaaataatttattaaaaaaaaaagaaggtgtagaaaatttatcatataaaaatttaggaGATGGAAATGGaaacaattttaataatcGTAGTATGATAAATTTTGTTGACagtgaaaaatatgaagGAAATAATATTGGAACAAGAAATGGAAAAGTAGAAAATCAATTAATATTACCAGGAAATTTTGGAGATAATCAACCAGTTTGTAATGTATTTCCAAATGaagataattataattattataatataagttatagaaaaaaattaaattatgataattttattttatcaaattcAGTTATTACTAGTTCCGATGTTATATGTATGGTTATTTATACAGGTCGTGATACAAGAGTAAATATGAGCACACAAATAAGTAAAGTAAAAAGAGGAATgattgataaaaaattaaatttaataacagtttttttatttattatattagcATTATTTTCTATGTATATGTGTTCTACAAAATTAAACAATTTATGgtatttaaattttgttcgttttattttattattttcatctgtTATTCCAATATCATTAAGtgttaatttaaatattgcCAAAATTTATTACACTTTGGTTATTCAAAAAGATAAAGAAATTCAAACCactattataaaaaatagtgCAATTATAGAAAATTTTGGAAATgttgattatatatttaccGACAAAACTGGAACATTAACTGAAAATGTTATggtattaaaaattattcatataGGTTTAGATGTTATACATactgaaaatgaaaaaagtggattacaaaataatatgagaaataaagttaaaaaaaaatttaataaaaatgttttaccATATAATTTTGAAGATATTAACGAAGATGATGTAGATACAAATTCAATGCATTTAGTTTCAAACTATTCAATAAATGATAGAAAAGAAAAAGgacaaaataatatgattagAGGAGATAAATTATCTGcatataattatgatatagaaaataatagaattaataaaaattatatacaatcATTAAGACAAATAAATACTAAAGCTAATGCAATGAATCAAATTAATATGAATGGAAATGGATATCTTGATTTTGATAGTTATAATGAAAGAATTGGATCTTcacatatgaaaaaaaataatgaaattggaatagaaaaaaattatgttgaagataatgataatatgttttttgaACAATCAAAATTaggaataaataatattatgacATCTGATAAAAGAAATGATTTAATTAAAAGATTCAATAATGtaggaaataataatgatagtaataataatggatCCGATAATcataatttaaatgtaaataattatgaacaaagaaaaaaaaaagttgaaCAAATGGTTGATGattatttaatgaataaaACAGATCTGTTAGATtattataatgataatattgatgatgttgaatttttaaaaaaacataaagtTTTTCAAacttttttatcatttcttatttgtaataatattagaacATTGACTAAAGAacacaataataatgataaagaaaaaggaaaaaaaaagaaagaacaTAAAGAGAAagattttcaaaaaaaattttattatatattaaatgttaatagaaagaaaaaaaataataataataataatagattaaataaaaatgataaaattatcGAAACTAATACTaatgataattatttatatgatgatgatgataataataatgataattttgAAACAAATAGTTCAGAAGATACAGAAACTTTTTCATATTCGGGTATTAGTTATCAATGTTCATCTCCAGATGAATTagcttttttaaaatatgcaACAAATTGtggatttattttaaaaaaaaaaacagctagtaaaattgaaattaaatataaaaatatcgCATTGGAATACGATATATTACTACATATACCCTTTTCATCAGAAACAAAAAGAATGAGTGTTTTTGTTAGGaatgtgaaaaataaaaacatttatttttttattaagggtgctgataatatattaataaaaaaatgtcatgaaaaatataaaacttttatttttgaagAAAGTGACCATTTATCAAGTGTCGGTTTAAGAGTCTTGGTTCATGGATTTCTAAACATTGAAGaacaattttttcataatttctcTACATTATACAATCAAAATAAGGATGTCAAGGGTCAGATGGAAAAAATTTTAGACTTGGTTGAAAAGAATATCAAAGTTTTGGCTATCACAGGTGTTGAAGACAAACTTCAGGAG GGAGTCGGAAAGACAATCGAAATGCTATACAACAGTGGAATAAAAGTGTGGGTACTTACTGGAGATAAAATAGAAACAGCAATTTGCATTTGCAAAAATGctaatataaagaagaagaaacataatatttatattttccgtcatgaaaatattaaaagcaCATCCCAATTAATACGGGAATTCAATTCAATTTTGAATAACATAGATtcttatgttttattttttgacaatattattatacaaaactgtattaaatatattccgAACGCCTTTGTTGACTTTGTTGCTAATGCAAGAGCAGTG GTTTGCTGTCGATGCAGTCctatagaaaaaaaagaaattgcTTTGATGATTAAAACGATTAAAAGAAAGAAAATTTTATGCATAGGAGATGGAGGAAATGATGTTGCTATGATTCAATCAGCAGATATTGGTATTGGTGTTTTAGGAAAAGAAGGAAAACAAGTTGTTCATGATAGTGATATTATTGtttcaaaatttaaaaatataaaaaaattaattcttTATTATGGAAACAACACCTTTTTACAAACATCCTCCTTATGTTCCTTTTTAATCCATAGAGGATTTATATTAACGTATttacaatttatttatagttatatatttttcagtATACCTGTTGCCATTTTTCAA GGATGGTTACAAATTGGTTATACGACATACTACACGACAACACCATTTTTGTCATTGTTGTTGGACGTTaagataaagaaaaatttaatatacttatatccagagatatacaaaaataaaaaacacaaGAGAAAGTTGGATTTAAAATCGTTTTTTATTATCGTATGGATGTCTATTTTTCAG gGCACTGTTGTTATGCTAGGGGCATTAAAACTCTTTAACGATAATTATAACaatttgataaatatatcattttcttctctAATTCTTTTGGAAATCATGAATATACATTTGGAAGCTGAGTCATg gCATCCATTAATGATATCAGCAAACATTTGCTCTTTTATTATGTACATTTTTTCCATGTTTATCCTAAGAAATTATTTCGACATTATTCAGATTATGTCGTTTGTATTTTGGTATAAAGTtattttaattgttttatttgCTTGGCTacctttttttataattaaaaaagttaaaaacaTTATAACACCATCACAATTTTTTAAGCTAGCTTAA